One region of Triticum aestivum cultivar Chinese Spring chromosome 6B, IWGSC CS RefSeq v2.1, whole genome shotgun sequence genomic DNA includes:
- the LOC123134988 gene encoding putative F-box protein PP2-B12: MDCAAAAAAIYRLPEECVAHAIAMTTPGDALSSSAVSPAFRAAADSDAVWDRFLPRDHADVLARADDAGDHRECSMSNKELFTRLCSRPVLDGATMSFGLDRRSGAKCWMLSARALSIVWGDDPSCWTWTADLPGSRFPEVAELVDVCWLEITGKLQLSLLTPRTTYAAYLVYAIADDSYGLECNIGILPPKATVTVVVSGNSTKPTSTATSTSTENTICLQHMQGEEETTMHRRRQEYVRPRNNYGWKLVREADMDIRCPRRRGDDGWTEVELGEFAVAGEEDGVVEVSLKEVECRRWKRGLIVQGIEIRPKHTN; the protein is encoded by the exons ATGGactgtgcggcggcggcggcggcgatctacCGGCTGCCGGAGGAGTGCGTGGCGCACGCGATCGCGATGACTACGCCGGGGGACGCGCTCAGCTCCTCCGCCGTGTCCCCGGCGTTCCGGGCCGCGGCCGACTCCGACGCCGTCTGGGACCGCTTCCTGCCGCGCGACCACGCCGACGTGCTCGCCCGCGCCGACGACGCCGGTGACCACCGCGAGTGCTCCATGTCCAACAAGGAGCTCTTCACGCGGCTCTGCAGCCGCCCGGTCCTCGACGGCGCCACCATG AGCTTCGGGCTGGACAGGCGGAGCGGCGCCAAATGCTGGATGCTGTCGGCCAGGGCACTGAGCATCGTGTGGGGCGACGACCCCTCCTGCTGGACATGGACTGCCGACCTCCCCGGATCACG GTTTCCTGAGGTGGCCGAGCTTGTGGACGTGTGCTGGCTAGAGATCACCGGGAAGCTGCAGCTCTCCCTGCTCACCCCACGGACCACCTACGCCGCCTACCTCGTCTACGCCATCGCCGACGACTCCTACGGCCTCGAGTGTAACATCGGCATCCTGCCGCCCAAGGCCACGGTCACCGTCGTCGTCTCCGGGAACAGTACCAAGCCGACGTCAACCGCGACGTCCACGTCGACGGAGAACACTATCTGCCTGCAGCACATGCAGGGGGAGGAGGAGACGACGATGCACCGGCGGAGGCAGGAGTACGTGCGGCCACGGAACAACTACGGGTGGAAGCTGGTCAGGGAGGCCGACATGGACATCAGGTGCCCGCGACGAAGAGGGGACGACGGGTGGACGGAGGTCGAGCTGGGCGAGTTCGCcgtggccggcgaggaggacggGGTGGTCGAGGTGAGCCTCAAGGAGGTGGAGTGCCGGCGGTGGAAGAGAGGGCTCATCGTGCAGGGCATCGAGATAAGGCCCAAGCACACGAACTAA
- the LOC123134989 gene encoding germin-like protein 1-1, with translation MVMLQFSAVATCTVLLSLAASSLAGGADMLQDVCVADLASPIKLNGFPCKAAITADDFFFAGLKNAGNTNNPAGSNVTAANVQSFPGVNTLGVSMARIDYAPGGQNPPHTHPRATEIIFVTQGILEVGFITTANKLFTKTVTVGDVFVFPRGLVHFQQNRGRGPASIIAGFNSQLQGTQVIATTLFAAAPPVPSDVLAKAFRIDNGQVDAIKAKFM, from the exons ATGGTGATGCTTCAGTTTTCCGCGGTTGCCACCTGCACCGTCCTCCTCTCGCTagctgcctcctccctggccggggGCGCCGACATGCTCCAGGACGTCTGCGTCGCCGACTTGGCATCCC CGATCAAGCTGAACGGGTTCCCATGCAAGGCGGCCATCACTGCAGATGACTTCTTCTTTGCCGGTCTCAAGAACGCCGGCAACACCAACAACCCGGCAGGGTCAAACGTCACGGCGGCGAATGTACAGTCCTTTCCTGGGGTGAACACGCTCGGTGTGTCCATGGCGCGCATCGACTACGCGCCCGGAGGCCAGAACCCGCCGCACACCCACCCGCGCGCCACCGAGATCATCTTCGTCACCCAAGGAATCCTGGAGGTGGGCTTCATCACCACCGCCAACAAGCTCTTCACTAAGACTGTCACCGTCGGAGACGTGTTCGTTTTCCCGCGTGGCCTCGTGCACTTCCAGCAGAACAGGGGACGTGGCCCCGCCTCCATCATCGCCGGCTTCAACAGCCAGCTCCAAGGCACACAAGTCATCGCCACCACGCTCTTCGCTGCCGCACCGCCAGTGCCTAGCGACGTGCTGGCCAAGGCCTTCCGGATCGACAACGGCCAAGTGGACGCTATCAAGGCCAAGTTCATGTAG